The proteins below come from a single Zea mays cultivar B73 chromosome 8, Zm-B73-REFERENCE-NAM-5.0, whole genome shotgun sequence genomic window:
- the LOC541802 gene encoding cellulose synthase (UDP-forming) (The RefSeq protein has 4 substitutions compared to this genomic sequence), with protein MAANKGMVAGSHNRNEFVMIRHDGDVPGSAKPTKSANGQVCQICGDSVGVSATGDVFVACNECAFPVCRPCYEYERKEGNQCCPQCKTRYKRQKGSPRVHGDEDEEDVDDLDNEFNYKQGSGKGPEWQLQGDDADLSSSARHEPHHRIPRLTSGQQISGEIPDASPDRHSIRSPTSSYVDPSVPVPVRIVDPSKDLNSYGLNSVDWKERVESWRVKQDKNMMQVTNKYPEARGGDMEGTGSNGEXMQMVDDARLPLSRIVPISSNQLNLYRVVIILRLIILCFFFQYRVSHPVRDAYGLWLVSVICEVWFALSWLLDQFPKWYPINRETYLDRLALRYDREGEPSQLAPIDVFVSTVDPLKEPPLITANTVLSILSVDYPVDKVSCYVSDDGSAMLTFESLSETAEFARKWVPFCKKHNIEPRAPEFYFAQKIDYLKDKIQPSFVKERRAMKREYEEFKVRINALVAKAQKVPEEGWTMADGTAWPGNNPRDHPGMIQVFLGHSGGLDTDGNELPRLVYVSREKRPGFQHHKKAGAMNALIRVSAVLTNGAYLLNVDCDHYFNSSKALREAMCFMMDPALGRKTCYVQFPQRFDGIDLHDRYANRNIVFFDINMKGLDGIQGPVYVGTGCCFNRQALYGYDPVLTEADLEPNIVIKSCCGRRKKKNKSYMDSQSRIMKRTESSAPIFNMEDIEEGIEGYEDERSVLMSQRKLEKRFGQSPIFIASTFMTQGGIPPSTNPASLLKEAIHVISCGYEDKTEWGKEIGWIYGSVTEDILTGFKMHARGWQSIYCMPPRPCFKGSAPINLSDRLNQVLRWALGSVEILLSRHCPIWYGYNGRLKLLERLAYINTIVYPITSIPLIAYCVLPAICLLTNKFIIPEISNYAGMFFILLFASIFATGILELRWSGVGIEDWWRNEQFWVIGGTSAHLFAVFQGLLKVLAGIDTNFTVTSKASDEDGDFAELYVFKWTSLLIPPTTVLVINLVGMVAGISYAINSGYQSWGPLFGKLFFSIWVILHLYPFLKGLMGRQNRTPTIVIVWSILLASIFSLLWVKIDPFISPTQKAAALGQCGVNC; from the exons ATGGCGGCCAACAAGGGGATGGTGGCGGGCTCGCACAACCGCAACGAGTTCGTCATGATCCGCCACGACGGCGATGCGCCGGGCTCG GCTAAGCCCACAAAGAGTGCGAATGGGCAGGTCTGCCAGATTTGTGGTGACTCTGTGGGTGTTTCAGCCACTGGTGATGTCTTTGTTGCCTGCAATGAGTGTGCCTTCCCTGTCTGCCGCCCATGCTATGAGTATGAGCGCAAGGAGGGGAACCAATGCTGCCCCCAGTGCAAGACTAGATACAAGAGACAGAAAG GTAGCCCTCGAGTTCATGGTGATGAGGATGAGGAAGATGTTGATGACCTAGACAATGAATTCAACTACAAGCAAGGCAATGGGAAAGGCCCAGAGTGGCAACTGCAAGGAGATGATGCTGATCTGTCTTCATCTGCTCGCCATGAGCCACATCATCGGATTCCACGCCTGACAAGCGGTCAACAG ATATCTGGAGAGATTCCTGATGCTTCCCCTGACCGTCATTCTATCCGCAGTCCAACATCGAGCTATGTTGATCCAAGCGTCCCAG TTCCTGTGAGGATTGTGGACCCCTCGAAGGACTTGAATTCCTATGGGCTTAATAGTGTTGACTGGAAGGAAAGAGTTGAGAGCTGGAGGGTTAAACAGGACAAAAATATGATGCAAGTGACTAATAAATATCCAGAGGCTAGAGGAGGAGACATGGAGGGGACTGGCTCAAATGGAGAAGATATGCAAAT GGTTGATGATGCACGGCTACCTTTGAGCCGTATCGTGCCAATTTCCTCAAACCAGCTCAACCTTTACCGGGTAGTGATCATTCTCCGTCTTATCATCCTGTGCTTCTTCTTCCAGTATCGTGTCAGTCATCCAGTGCGTAATGCTTATGGATTATGGCTAGTATCTGTTATCTGCGAGGTCTGGTTTGCCTTGTCTTGGCTTCTAGATCAGTTCCCAAAATGGTATCCAATCAACCGTGAGACATATCTTGACAGGCTTGCATTGAG GTATGATAGAGAGGGAGAGCCATCACAGCTGGCTCCCATTGATGTCTTCGTCAGTACAGTGGATCCATTGAAGGAACCTCCACTGATCACAGCCAACACTGTTTTGTCCATTCTTTCTGTGGATTACCCTGTTGACAAAGTGTCATGCTATGTTTCTGATGATGGTTCAGCTATGCTGACTTTTGAGTCTCTCTCAGAAACCGCAGAATTTGCTAGAAAGTGGGTTCCCTTTTGTAAGAAGCACAATATTGAACCAAGAGCTCCAGAATTTTACTTTGCTCAAAAAATAGATTACCTGAAGGACAAAATTCAACCTTCATTTGTTAAGGAAAGACGCGCAATGAAG AGGGAGTATGAAGAATTCAAAGTAAGAATCAATGCCCTTGTTGCCAAAGCACAGAAAGTGCCTGAAGAGGGGTGGACCATGGCTGATGGAACTGCATGGCCTGGGAATAATCCTAGGGACCATCCTGGCATGATTCAG GTTTTCTTGGGGCACAGTGGTGGGCTCGACACTGATGGAAATGAGTTACCACGTCTTGTCTATGTCTCTCGTGAAAAGAGACCAGGCTTTCAGCATCACAAGAAGGCTGGTGCAATGAATGCGCTG ATTCGTGTATCTGCTGTGCTGACAAATGGTGCCTATCTTCTCAATGTGGATTGCGACCATTACTTCAATAGCAGCAAAGCTCTTAGAGAAGCAATGTGCTTCATGATGGATCCGGCTCTAGGAAGGAAAACTTGTTATGTACAATTTCCACAGAGATTTGATGGCATTGACTTGCACGATCGATATGCTAATCGGAACATAGTTTTCTTTGAT ATCAACATGAAAGGTCTGGATGGCATTCAGGGTCCAGTTTACGTGGGAACAGGATGCTGTTTCAATAGACAGGCTTTGTATGGATACGATCCTGTTTTGACTGAAGCTGATCTGGAGCCAAACATTGTTATTAAGAGCTGCTGTGGTAGAAGGAAGAAAAAGAACAAGAGTTATATGGATAGTCAAAGCCGTATTATGAAGAGAACAGAATCTTCAGCTCCCATCTTCAATATGGAAGACATCGAAGAGGGTATTGAAG GTTATGAGGATGAAAGGTCAGTGCTTATGTCCCAGAGGAAATTGGAGAAACGCTTTGGTCAGTCTCCTATTTTCATTGCATCCACCTTTATGACACAAGGTGGCATACCACCTTCAACAAACCCAGCTTCTCTACTAAAGGAAGCTATCCATGTCATCAGTTGTGGATATGAGGACAAAACTGAATGGGGAAAAGAG ATTGGCTGGATCTATGGTTCAGTAACGGAGGATATTCTGACTGGGTTTAAAATGCATGCAAGGGGCTGGCAATCAATCTACTGCATGCCACCACGACCTTGTTTCAAGGGTTCTGCACCAATCAATCTTTCCGATCGTCTTAATCAGGTGCTCCGTTGGGCTCTTGGGTCAGTGGAAATTCTGCTTAGTAGACATTGTCCTATCTGGTATGGTTACAATGGACGATTGAAGCTTTTGGAGAGGCTGGCTTACATCAACACTATTGTATATCCAATCACATCCATTCCGCTTATTGCCTATTGTGTGCTTCCCGCTATCTGCCTCCTTACCAATAAATTTATCATTCCTGAG ATTAGCAATTATGCTGGGATGTTCTTCATTCTTCTTTTCGCCTCCATTTTTGCCACTGGTATATTGGAGCTTAGATGGAGTGGTGTTGGCATTGAAGATTGGTGGAGAAATGAGCAGTTTTGGGTTATTGGTGGCACCTCTGCCCATCTCTTCGCAGTGTTCCAGGGTCTGCTGAAAGTGTTGGCTGGGATTGATACCAACTTCACAGTTACCTCAAAGGCATCTGATGAGGATGGCGACTTTGCTGAGCTATATGTGTTCAAGTGGACCAGTTTGCTCATTCCTCCGACCACTGTTCTTGTCATTAACCTGGTCGGAATGGTGGCTGGAATTTCTTATGCCATTAACAGTGGCTACCAATCCTGGGGTCCGCTCTTTGGAAAGCTGTTCTTCTCGATCTGGGTGATCCTCCATCTCTACCCCTTCCTCAAGGGTCTCATGGGAAGGCAGAACCGCACACCAACAATCGTCATTGTCTGGTCCATCCTTCTTGCATCTATCTTCTCCTTGCTGTGGGTGAAGATCGATCCTTTCATCTCCCCGACACAGAAAGCTGCTGCCTTGGGGCAATGTGGCGTCAACTGCTGA